Proteins encoded by one window of Dietzia sp. B32:
- a CDS encoding inositol monophosphatase family protein produces the protein MTGRGTDAVAGRTGTEFTDELRALAERFATSGGDVARRMLAEFGPSGPGSRSKSSATDPVTVIDTSVESHLRDEIGSYRPGDGVLGEEGGEDGGEGAGPHDGDGVRWVVDPVDGTVNLLYGIPFTAVSVAAEVDGVVVAGAVHNIVTGETWSAGLDRGATLRGADGTTRALRSSGCGDLSLALVGTGFAYDAGIRAEQGRVVAGLLPRVRDIRRCGSAALDLCMVACGRLDAYYERGLKPWDHAAGALVAAEAGAVVAVSDDIEVPTTAAAAGVAGEFLAVLGDLSGAVSS, from the coding sequence ATGACGGGGCGGGGAACAGACGCGGTTGCCGGCCGGACGGGCACGGAGTTCACCGACGAGTTGCGGGCGCTCGCGGAGCGGTTCGCCACGTCCGGCGGCGACGTGGCCCGGCGGATGCTGGCGGAGTTCGGCCCCTCCGGCCCGGGGTCACGCTCCAAGAGCTCTGCGACCGACCCGGTGACCGTCATCGACACCTCGGTGGAGAGCCATCTGCGGGACGAGATCGGGTCCTACCGCCCGGGTGACGGCGTCCTCGGGGAGGAGGGCGGCGAGGATGGCGGTGAGGGTGCCGGTCCGCACGACGGCGACGGGGTTCGTTGGGTGGTCGACCCGGTCGACGGGACCGTGAATCTGCTCTACGGCATCCCGTTCACGGCGGTCTCGGTGGCCGCTGAGGTGGACGGGGTCGTGGTGGCGGGTGCAGTGCACAACATCGTCACCGGTGAGACGTGGTCGGCGGGTCTCGACCGCGGCGCCACCCTGCGGGGGGCCGACGGTACGACGAGAGCGCTCCGGTCCTCGGGGTGTGGCGACCTGTCGCTGGCCCTGGTGGGTACCGGGTTCGCCTACGACGCCGGTATCCGTGCAGAGCAGGGCCGCGTGGTCGCAGGGCTCCTGCCGCGGGTGCGGGACATCCGGAGGTGTGGGTCGGCTGCGCTGGACCTGTGCATGGTGGCCTGCGGCCGGTTGGACGCCTATTACGAGCGGGGTCTGAAGCCGTGGGACCACGCGGCCGGGGCCCTCGTCGCGGCCGAGGCCGGAGCGGTGGTGGCGGTGTCCGACGACATCGAGGTGCCGACGACCGCCGCGGCGGCCGGCGTGGCGGGGGAGTTCCTCGCGGTTCTCGGCGACCTGTCGGGTGCGGTCAGCAGCTGA
- a CDS encoding carboxymuconolactone decarboxylase family protein — MSIENLKSGLPEFAKDLKLNLGSLARSTELSEQQLWGTFVATAAATRSATVLSEIADEARQHLSDEAFNAALGAASIMAMNNVAYRAKEFLGDDYTQVRMGLRMNIIANPGVEKADFELWSMAVSTINGCENCTAAHDDVIRKEGVTKEQAWEAVKIAGTIAGVAQAVEIDANI, encoded by the coding sequence GTGAGCATCGAGAACCTGAAGTCCGGACTCCCCGAGTTCGCCAAGGATCTCAAGCTGAACCTCGGCTCGCTGGCGCGTTCGACCGAGCTGTCCGAACAGCAGCTCTGGGGGACGTTCGTAGCCACCGCCGCTGCCACCCGCTCGGCCACGGTCCTGTCCGAGATCGCGGACGAGGCTCGCCAGCACCTGTCGGATGAGGCGTTCAACGCCGCGCTCGGCGCCGCCTCGATCATGGCGATGAACAACGTCGCCTACCGCGCCAAAGAGTTCCTGGGCGATGACTACACCCAGGTGCGCATGGGCCTGCGGATGAACATCATCGCCAACCCGGGCGTGGAGAAGGCCGACTTCGAGCTCTGGTCGATGGCCGTGTCCACGATCAACGGCTGCGAGAACTGCACCGCCGCTCACGATGACGTCATCCGCAAGGAGGGCGTCACCAAGGAGCAGGCCTGGGAGGCGGTGAAGATCGCCGGCACCATCGCCGGCGTCGCACAGGCCGTCGAGATCGACGCCAACATCTGA
- a CDS encoding DUF3093 domain-containing protein, which produces MTDEDLRPPPDRAPRPVHSETLRVPAWWWVVLAVITVVVVAQALVIGARWWLWLLAVVVPVLLAWLFISVGRVKIEVESDGQGGGTLYAGNARLPFDAIARSAVVPATAKQAAMGRQLDPEAFVVHRGYIPTMVIVVLDDPMDPTPYWLISTRDPEGLAAALPDNHYS; this is translated from the coding sequence GTGACCGACGAAGATCTCCGCCCGCCGCCCGATCGCGCTCCGCGCCCGGTTCACTCGGAAACCCTCCGGGTCCCGGCATGGTGGTGGGTCGTCCTCGCCGTGATCACCGTCGTGGTGGTCGCCCAGGCGCTCGTCATCGGAGCGCGGTGGTGGCTGTGGCTGCTGGCCGTCGTGGTCCCCGTCCTGCTCGCCTGGCTGTTCATCTCCGTCGGCCGGGTGAAGATCGAGGTCGAGTCCGACGGCCAGGGAGGGGGGACCCTCTATGCGGGCAACGCCCGCCTGCCCTTCGACGCCATCGCCCGCAGCGCCGTCGTGCCCGCCACCGCCAAGCAGGCCGCGATGGGGCGGCAGCTCGACCCCGAGGCCTTCGTGGTCCACAGGGGATACATCCCCACGATGGTGATCGTCGTCCTCGACGACCCGATGGATCCCACCCCGTACTGGCTCATCAGCACGCGGGACCCCGAAGGCCTCGCAGCGGCGCTTCCGGACAACCACTACAGCTGA
- a CDS encoding peroxiredoxin, translating into MALLTIGDQFPDFELTALKGGDLQEVNAQQPEDYFETITNQSYEGKWRVIFFYPKDFTFVCPTEIAAFGKLDEDFQDRDTQILGGSIDNEFAHFNWRATNDELKTVPFPLLSDIKHELIRALGVENADGVADRATFIVDPDNVIQFVSVTPDAVGRNVDEVLRVLDALQSSEVCACNWQKNDPTKNINKMDVLQEGIK; encoded by the coding sequence ATGGCTCTTCTCACCATCGGCGATCAGTTCCCCGACTTCGAACTCACCGCGCTCAAGGGCGGTGACCTGCAAGAGGTCAACGCCCAGCAGCCGGAGGACTACTTCGAGACCATCACCAACCAGTCCTACGAGGGCAAGTGGCGCGTGATCTTCTTCTACCCGAAGGACTTCACCTTCGTGTGCCCCACCGAGATCGCCGCGTTCGGCAAGCTCGACGAGGACTTCCAGGATCGCGACACCCAGATTCTCGGCGGCTCCATCGACAACGAGTTCGCCCACTTCAACTGGCGCGCGACCAACGACGAGCTCAAGACCGTGCCGTTCCCGCTGCTGTCGGATATCAAGCACGAGCTCATCCGCGCTCTCGGCGTGGAGAACGCGGACGGTGTCGCCGATCGCGCGACCTTCATCGTCGACCCGGACAACGTCATCCAGTTCGTCTCGGTCACCCCGGACGCGGTCGGCCGCAACGTCGACGAGGTCCTCCGCGTGCTCGACGCCCTCCAGTCGTCCGAGGTCTGCGCCTGCAACTGGCAGAAGAACGACCCCACCAAGAACATCAACAAGATGGACGTCCTGCAGGAGGGCATTAAGTGA
- the ppgK gene encoding polyphosphate--glucose phosphotransferase, producing the protein MPDPVPSASDLSPDTPTGLGVDVGGTGIKVGLVDLTRGDLIGDRLTRATPQPATPDAIAGTIREMVEEFDWTGPVGVALPSVIHEGVARIAHNIDGSWIGCDVVDLFDRHLPGRTVLMLNDADAAGLTEVHYGAGGGVDGLVILLTFGTGIGSALLLDGRLLPNSEFGHVIVEDIAGRGFDEAEHLASAAVRARDELSFADWAPHVSNVLRSIEDLLWPRAFVLGGGVSEAADEWFPLLENRTPVRAAVRLNDAGIIGAALYAAGHSGVLDLGGVLPDGGV; encoded by the coding sequence ATGCCCGACCCCGTGCCCTCCGCGTCCGACCTCTCCCCGGACACCCCGACGGGCCTCGGTGTCGACGTGGGGGGTACCGGAATCAAGGTCGGACTCGTCGACCTCACTCGTGGCGACCTCATCGGCGACCGGCTCACGCGGGCCACCCCGCAGCCGGCGACGCCCGACGCCATCGCCGGGACCATCCGCGAGATGGTCGAGGAGTTCGACTGGACCGGACCGGTCGGGGTCGCGCTGCCGAGCGTCATCCACGAGGGCGTGGCGCGGATCGCGCACAACATCGACGGGTCGTGGATCGGCTGCGACGTGGTCGACCTCTTCGACCGCCATCTCCCCGGCCGCACCGTGCTCATGCTCAACGACGCCGACGCCGCCGGGCTGACCGAGGTGCACTACGGCGCCGGCGGGGGCGTCGACGGCCTGGTGATCCTGCTGACCTTCGGTACCGGCATCGGCTCCGCCCTCTTGCTCGACGGCCGGCTCCTGCCCAACTCCGAGTTCGGACACGTCATCGTGGAGGACATCGCCGGACGCGGCTTCGACGAGGCCGAGCACCTGGCCTCCGCCGCGGTCCGCGCCCGCGACGAGTTGAGCTTCGCCGACTGGGCCCCCCACGTGTCCAATGTCCTTCGCTCGATCGAGGACCTGCTGTGGCCCCGCGCCTTCGTCCTGGGCGGCGGCGTCAGTGAGGCCGCCGACGAGTGGTTCCCCCTGCTGGAGAACCGCACCCCGGTCCGGGCCGCGGTCCGGCTCAACGACGCCGGGATCATCGGCGCCGCCCTGTACGCCGCCGGCCATTCGGGAGTTCTCGACCTCGGCGGGGTCCTACCAGACGGCGGTGTCTGA
- a CDS encoding RNA polymerase sigma factor, whose product MAATKTTSSDSAASGDPLGTEVTGEAPAKKTAARKAPAKKTAAKKTAAKKAPAKKTAAKKTAAKKTAAKKTASPSKPEGVDGDQVDEEPTDVPEVEPDTAELEDVEVDVEDVEADEETKEEPTAKDKASGDFVWDEDESEALRQARKDAELTASADSVRAYLKQIGKVALLNAEEEVELAKRIEAGLYSTWFQAQVTERGEKLTTAQRRDYKWIERDGVRAKNHLLEANLRLVVSLAKRYTGRGMAFLDLIQEGNLGLIRAVEKFDYTKGYKFSTYATWWIRQAITRAMADQARTIRIPVHMVEVINKLGRIQRELLQDLGREPTPEELAKEMDITPEKVLEIQQYAREPISLDQTIGDEGDSQLGDFIEDSEAVVAVDAVSFTLLQDQLRSVLDTLSEREAGVVRLRFGLTDGLPRTLDEIGQVYGVTRERIRQIESKTMSKLRHPSRSQVLRDYLD is encoded by the coding sequence GTGGCAGCCACGAAGACCACCAGTTCGGATTCCGCGGCGAGCGGCGATCCGTTGGGCACCGAGGTCACCGGCGAGGCCCCCGCCAAGAAGACCGCCGCGCGCAAGGCGCCCGCGAAGAAGACGGCGGCCAAGAAGACCGCCGCGAAGAAGGCCCCGGCCAAGAAGACGGCCGCGAAGAAGACCGCCGCCAAGAAGACGGCCGCGAAGAAGACCGCCTCCCCGTCGAAGCCCGAGGGCGTCGACGGTGACCAGGTCGACGAGGAGCCCACCGACGTCCCCGAGGTCGAGCCGGACACGGCCGAACTCGAGGACGTCGAGGTCGACGTCGAGGATGTCGAGGCCGACGAGGAGACCAAGGAGGAGCCCACCGCCAAGGACAAGGCGTCGGGCGACTTCGTCTGGGATGAGGACGAGTCGGAGGCCCTGCGCCAGGCGCGCAAGGACGCCGAGCTGACCGCCTCCGCGGACTCCGTCCGCGCGTACCTCAAGCAGATCGGCAAGGTCGCACTCCTCAACGCAGAGGAGGAGGTCGAGCTGGCCAAGCGCATCGAGGCCGGCCTGTACTCCACCTGGTTCCAGGCGCAGGTCACGGAGCGAGGCGAGAAGCTCACCACCGCGCAGCGTCGCGACTACAAGTGGATCGAGCGGGATGGCGTCCGCGCCAAGAACCACCTGCTCGAGGCCAACCTGCGACTCGTCGTCTCCCTCGCCAAGCGCTACACCGGACGCGGCATGGCGTTCCTGGATCTCATCCAGGAGGGCAACCTCGGTCTGATCCGCGCGGTCGAGAAGTTCGACTACACCAAGGGCTACAAGTTCTCGACGTACGCCACCTGGTGGATCCGGCAGGCCATCACCCGCGCCATGGCCGACCAGGCCCGCACCATCCGTATCCCGGTGCACATGGTCGAGGTCATCAACAAACTCGGGCGCATCCAGCGTGAGCTGCTCCAGGATCTGGGCCGCGAGCCCACCCCGGAGGAGCTCGCCAAGGAGATGGACATCACCCCGGAGAAGGTGCTGGAGATCCAGCAGTACGCCCGGGAGCCCATCTCGCTCGACCAGACCATCGGCGACGAGGGCGACTCGCAGCTCGGTGACTTCATCGAGGACTCCGAGGCCGTGGTCGCGGTGGACGCGGTGAGCTTCACGCTCCTGCAGGACCAGCTCCGCTCCGTCCTGGACACGCTGTCCGAGCGTGAGGCCGGCGTGGTCCGGCTGCGTTTCGGTCTCACCGACGGGCTGCCGCGCACGCTCGACGAGATCGGTCAGGTCTACGGCGTCACACGCGAGCGGATCCGGCAGATCGAGTCCAAGACGATGTCGAAGCTGCGCCACCCGTCGCGCTCCCAGGTGCTGCGCGACTACCTGGACTGA
- a CDS encoding hydrogen peroxide-inducible genes activator, giving the protein MADQRFVPSLMQLRVFLAVAERLHFRSAAEELGMSQPSLSQALATLEDGLGLHLVERSTRSVLVTAAGQRLLPYARAAVTAMDAVADAAAGSDGPLFGTLRIGVIPTVAPYLLPGLLPALGERFPDLRPRVVEDQTARLLDGLRSGVIDLAIMAVPTDAVGVAATPLYSEPFALLVPADHEFAGRDGLPLEILVDQPLLLLDEGHCLREQTVELCRRVSAPVLGRGESRAASLTTAVRCVAGGLGVTIVPESAVGPETRDPGIAVARFAEPVPGRTIGLALRTATAGAEAYAEFGRVVAEVAADQFDASPV; this is encoded by the coding sequence ATGGCCGATCAGCGGTTCGTTCCGAGTCTCATGCAGCTGCGGGTGTTCCTCGCCGTCGCAGAGCGGCTGCACTTCCGCAGCGCCGCGGAGGAGCTCGGCATGAGCCAGCCATCGCTGTCCCAGGCTCTGGCGACCCTGGAGGACGGGCTCGGTCTCCACCTGGTCGAACGCAGCACCCGTTCGGTCCTCGTCACCGCCGCCGGCCAGCGACTCCTGCCGTATGCCCGCGCCGCCGTGACCGCGATGGACGCGGTGGCGGACGCGGCCGCAGGGAGCGATGGGCCGTTGTTCGGCACGCTGCGGATCGGGGTCATCCCCACGGTGGCTCCCTACCTGTTGCCGGGATTGCTCCCCGCGCTCGGTGAGCGGTTCCCCGACCTGCGGCCGAGGGTCGTGGAGGACCAGACCGCGAGGCTCCTGGACGGACTCCGCAGTGGCGTGATCGATCTGGCGATCATGGCCGTACCCACCGACGCGGTGGGCGTGGCCGCGACACCGCTGTACAGCGAGCCCTTCGCGCTGCTCGTTCCCGCGGATCACGAGTTCGCGGGGCGCGACGGCCTGCCGCTGGAGATCCTCGTCGACCAGCCGTTGTTGCTGCTCGACGAAGGACACTGCCTGCGAGAGCAGACTGTCGAGCTGTGCCGGCGGGTCTCCGCCCCCGTACTGGGCCGTGGGGAGTCCCGCGCGGCTTCGCTGACCACCGCGGTCCGCTGTGTGGCAGGCGGGCTGGGGGTGACGATCGTCCCCGAATCCGCCGTGGGGCCCGAGACCAGGGATCCGGGCATCGCGGTGGCGAGGTTCGCCGAGCCCGTCCCGGGTCGGACGATCGGGTTGGCTCTCCGAACCGCCACGGCGGGTGCGGAGGCCTATGCGGAGTTCGGACGGGTGGTCGCCGAGGTGGCGGCTGACCAGTTCGACGCGTCCCCGGTCTGA
- a CDS encoding DUF3159 domain-containing protein produces MGGIRGLVYSSIPILAFVPINGVWGLTAAMWGAMGVAVAMLAWSLGRRENPQPAISGFIGVAICVFIAWRTGDAKGYFLYGIITQAVYGAAFAVSALVRWPLVGVIWGFLDGRGMAWRHIPAARRWYTVATSFWAGLFAIRAVLQYALYLNDEVTWLGAARIGMGWPLALVAFLGTVWAVRRASVYEKEAPDRADAAGGAPAASEPEDGTATT; encoded by the coding sequence ATGGGCGGGATCCGCGGACTGGTCTACTCGTCGATCCCCATCCTGGCGTTCGTTCCCATCAACGGTGTCTGGGGTCTGACCGCGGCCATGTGGGGTGCGATGGGTGTCGCCGTGGCGATGCTCGCGTGGTCGCTGGGGCGTCGTGAGAATCCCCAGCCCGCGATCTCGGGATTCATCGGTGTGGCCATCTGTGTCTTCATCGCGTGGCGGACAGGGGACGCCAAGGGGTACTTCCTCTACGGGATCATCACCCAGGCCGTGTACGGCGCGGCGTTCGCCGTCTCCGCACTCGTCCGCTGGCCACTCGTCGGAGTGATCTGGGGGTTTCTCGACGGCAGGGGGATGGCATGGCGTCATATTCCGGCGGCGCGTCGGTGGTACACGGTCGCGACGTCGTTCTGGGCCGGTTTGTTCGCGATCCGGGCCGTCCTGCAGTACGCGCTCTATCTCAACGACGAGGTCACCTGGTTGGGAGCCGCGCGTATCGGAATGGGGTGGCCGTTGGCGCTCGTCGCGTTCCTTGGGACCGTCTGGGCGGTCCGACGTGCGTCCGTGTACGAGAAGGAGGCCCCGGACCGGGCCGATGCGGCCGGCGGGGCTCCGGCGGCATCCGAGCCCGAGGACGGCACCGCCACGACGTGA
- a CDS encoding DUF3710 domain-containing protein, producing MFGRKKPVTGARDATTAAEQESQAPSTTGPHDRSSVGDVPGYYTALGYGHIDLGSLVIGVPKGRDLNVALDPNGQPEFHVVTQVSRVIPRAFAAPKSAGQWRTMVTGMREQLEQQGADVSVEDGPWGRELVAVMPGAVFRAIGVDGNRWTAEVRIMATPELADQAADEGREVFRHLLINRGDGPMPVREQLPLTIPDEIQQALAQAQSQLAAQQQAQAYQQQMAAGQPGRTGQAPNQPQQPQAPQAAENPGSQPAAPDSAPRAPRRDGSAMDRLRGGDDDL from the coding sequence ATGTTCGGACGAAAGAAGCCGGTGACCGGGGCCCGCGACGCCACCACGGCCGCCGAGCAGGAGTCGCAGGCCCCCTCCACGACGGGGCCGCATGACCGCTCGTCCGTCGGTGACGTACCCGGGTACTACACCGCGCTCGGATACGGCCACATCGACCTCGGTTCGCTGGTCATCGGCGTCCCCAAGGGGCGGGACCTGAACGTCGCGTTGGATCCCAACGGTCAGCCCGAGTTCCACGTGGTCACACAGGTCTCTCGGGTCATCCCGCGCGCGTTCGCCGCGCCCAAATCCGCTGGCCAGTGGCGGACGATGGTGACGGGAATGCGTGAGCAGCTCGAGCAGCAGGGCGCGGATGTCTCCGTGGAGGACGGGCCGTGGGGACGCGAACTGGTGGCGGTGATGCCGGGTGCCGTCTTCCGCGCGATCGGCGTGGACGGTAACCGGTGGACCGCCGAGGTGCGGATCATGGCGACCCCCGAACTCGCGGACCAGGCTGCCGACGAGGGGCGTGAAGTGTTCCGGCACCTGCTCATCAACCGCGGGGACGGGCCCATGCCGGTCCGGGAGCAGCTCCCGCTGACCATCCCGGACGAGATCCAGCAGGCGCTGGCGCAGGCGCAGTCACAACTCGCCGCGCAGCAACAGGCACAGGCCTACCAGCAACAGATGGCGGCGGGTCAGCCCGGCCGTACCGGTCAGGCACCGAACCAGCCGCAGCAACCCCAGGCCCCCCAGGCCGCGGAGAACCCCGGGTCGCAGCCCGCGGCGCCGGACAGTGCCCCCAGGGCCCCACGGAGGGACGGTAGCGCGATGGACCGGCTCCGTGGCGGGGACGACGACCTGTGA
- a CDS encoding DEAD/DEAH box helicase: MTALVPGAPTPIQAAALADAVGGGNLLAVAPTGSGKTLVFAVAVTHRLAGSPSRTGRPRALVVAPTRELAEQNAEVLAEVGAGAGLKVATFVGGQPLTRDRRALIAPVDVAVGTPGRLADLVRAAALALDDVDLVVLDEADQLLGPSFAEQTGSLLSDCPDAGLVATTATADEDIEALLARRCPDLRVHRVEHSPVPSSATTRDDTAGAGAPRRLVVLSSPDPNGLAVRLAARCNRGLFFVPRRDAVEPLRAAVADIGVSAAGVAGSASPTRRAGAFADLASGAVRVLVSTDLAGRGLDIDGIGHVVHVGPPHSMDDLVHRSGRTGRGDARAGVVAAVLRPSEVDRVADQARSVGMSVEIVDATRPDSEQVLDGLFGPEIVLPRVRRAPAPSERSRRPSQPRRPAQSRVHRPKRKKRS; encoded by the coding sequence GTGACGGCCCTGGTCCCGGGTGCGCCGACCCCGATCCAGGCCGCCGCGCTCGCGGATGCCGTCGGCGGTGGGAATCTACTGGCCGTCGCCCCCACGGGGTCGGGAAAGACCCTCGTGTTCGCCGTCGCGGTCACCCACCGCCTCGCCGGATCGCCGAGTCGGACCGGCCGTCCCCGAGCCCTGGTCGTGGCCCCCACCCGCGAACTCGCCGAGCAGAATGCCGAGGTCCTCGCCGAGGTGGGGGCGGGCGCCGGACTGAAGGTCGCCACCTTCGTCGGGGGCCAGCCCCTCACCAGGGACCGTCGCGCACTCATCGCCCCGGTCGACGTGGCCGTCGGCACCCCCGGGCGTCTCGCCGACCTGGTCCGCGCCGCAGCACTCGCACTGGACGACGTCGACCTGGTGGTCCTCGACGAAGCCGATCAACTCCTCGGTCCGTCCTTCGCCGAGCAGACCGGCTCGCTCCTCTCCGACTGCCCCGACGCGGGGCTCGTGGCGACCACCGCCACCGCCGACGAGGACATCGAGGCGCTTCTCGCCCGGCGCTGCCCGGACCTGCGGGTCCACCGCGTGGAGCATTCCCCGGTCCCGTCGTCGGCCACCACCCGGGATGACACCGCGGGAGCCGGGGCGCCTCGTCGACTCGTGGTGCTCTCCAGCCCCGACCCCAACGGACTGGCGGTGCGCCTGGCCGCCCGGTGCAACCGGGGCCTGTTCTTCGTCCCACGGCGAGACGCCGTGGAGCCCCTGCGGGCGGCCGTCGCCGACATCGGTGTCAGCGCCGCAGGGGTCGCGGGGTCCGCGTCCCCCACCCGCCGGGCCGGCGCGTTCGCCGATCTCGCGTCCGGTGCGGTCAGGGTGCTGGTGAGTACCGACCTCGCGGGACGGGGCCTCGACATCGACGGCATCGGGCATGTCGTCCACGTCGGACCGCCGCACTCGATGGACGATCTCGTCCACCGTTCGGGGCGGACCGGGCGAGGTGACGCCCGTGCCGGGGTCGTCGCCGCCGTGCTCAGGCCCTCCGAGGTGGACAGGGTCGCGGACCAGGCGCGTTCGGTCGGTATGTCCGTCGAGATCGTCGACGCCACCCGGCCCGACTCGGAGCAGGTCCTCGACGGACTGTTCGGCCCGGAGATCGTCCTGCCCCGGGTTCGCCGGGCGCCCGCGCCGTCGGAGCGGTCGCGCCGACCGTCGCAACCCCGCCGTCCGGCGCAGTCCCGCGTCCATCGCCCGAAACGAAAGAAGCGCTCGTGA
- the cei gene encoding envelope integrity protein Cei, with translation MVVHLSTQARPSPTPARGLHRLRSAYVLFVVVVLAAGALVWALALRGSDAATQAAACPLPPAAEEAGLSDQPADALDGIEPALLNETRVRVLNANGQSGQAGAVAAQLAERGFQPAGDDAIGNDPVYGQALECHGQIRYGDAGQAAARSLSLAAPCMQLVADGREDDTVDLALGTIFSRLSDSTAAVGALDELKVGRQPISAELDAARTVSC, from the coding sequence ATGGTCGTCCACCTCAGCACCCAGGCGAGGCCGAGTCCGACCCCCGCGCGGGGGTTACACCGACTGCGCTCCGCCTACGTCCTGTTCGTGGTGGTGGTGCTGGCGGCGGGAGCACTCGTCTGGGCCCTCGCCCTCCGGGGAAGCGATGCCGCGACGCAGGCCGCGGCCTGCCCCCTGCCTCCCGCGGCAGAGGAGGCCGGGCTGAGTGACCAGCCCGCGGATGCGCTCGACGGCATCGAACCGGCCCTGCTGAACGAGACCCGGGTCCGCGTGCTCAACGCGAACGGACAGAGCGGTCAGGCCGGCGCCGTGGCCGCGCAACTCGCCGAGCGCGGATTCCAGCCCGCCGGCGACGACGCCATCGGGAACGATCCGGTGTACGGGCAGGCCCTCGAGTGCCACGGTCAGATCCGCTACGGCGACGCCGGGCAGGCGGCCGCACGATCACTGTCGCTCGCGGCGCCCTGCATGCAACTCGTGGCGGACGGCCGCGAGGACGACACCGTCGATCTGGCGCTGGGCACGATCTTCTCCCGACTGTCCGACTCGACGGCGGCTGTGGGGGCACTCGATGAACTCAAGGTCGGGCGTCAACCCATCTCGGCCGAACTCGACGCGGCGCGGACGGTCAGCTGCTGA
- the dut gene encoding dUTP diphosphatase: MNNPDESNGTGGVLRVRRLDGGVPLPVRAHATDAGVDLHAAHDCELAPGRRALMGTGIAVAIPAGYVGLVHPRSGLAARAGLSIVNAPGTVDAGYRGEIKVNLINLDPTEPVRIGRGDRIAQLLVQRVELWDVVEVDELDETDRGDGGHGSTGGHHRLP; the protein is encoded by the coding sequence ATGAACAATCCGGACGAGTCCAACGGGACCGGTGGAGTACTTCGGGTACGCCGCCTGGACGGGGGTGTGCCCCTGCCGGTCCGGGCCCATGCGACGGATGCCGGTGTCGATCTCCACGCCGCGCACGACTGCGAGCTGGCCCCCGGACGACGGGCATTGATGGGGACCGGGATCGCCGTGGCGATCCCCGCGGGCTATGTCGGCCTGGTCCACCCACGGTCGGGTCTGGCCGCGCGCGCGGGTCTGTCGATCGTCAACGCGCCGGGAACCGTCGACGCCGGGTACCGGGGGGAGATCAAGGTCAACCTCATCAATCTGGATCCCACCGAACCGGTTCGTATCGGGCGAGGTGACCGCATCGCACAGCTCCTGGTCCAGCGTGTGGAACTGTGGGACGTCGTCGAGGTCGACGAACTCGACGAGACAGACCGCGGAGACGGTGGCCACGGCTCGACCGGCGGGCATCACCGCCTGCCCTGA
- a CDS encoding DUF4193 domain-containing protein yields the protein MATDYDAPRRTEADELTGDSLEELKARRAEGATGEVDVDETDTAESYELPGADLSGEELTVRVVPEQDNEFTCGECFLVHHRSRFAEERDGMPICVDCAG from the coding sequence ATGGCAACCGACTACGACGCCCCCCGCCGCACCGAGGCCGACGAGCTCACCGGCGATTCGCTGGAGGAGCTGAAGGCCCGGCGGGCAGAGGGCGCGACCGGCGAGGTCGACGTCGACGAGACGGACACCGCCGAGTCCTACGAACTGCCGGGCGCCGACCTGTCCGGCGAGGAGCTCACGGTGCGTGTCGTGCCGGAGCAGGACAACGAGTTCACCTGTGGTGAGTGCTTCCTGGTGCATCACCGCAGCCGTTTCGCCGAGGAGCGGGACGGGATGCCGATCTGCGTGGACTGCGCCGGCTGA